The Aurantiacibacter arachoides genome window below encodes:
- a CDS encoding TerC family protein, with amino-acid sequence MEFLVTDWLGTPVWFWLVFVGLVLALTAFDLGVLHKEDREMGIGESLKLSAFYIGVALAFGAWIWAERGAELGMQYYTGFFIEKALSIDNVFVISLIFTYFAIPPKYQYRALLWGILAVILLRGLMIAGGAALVAEAYWVLYIFAAFLVFTGIKMFFAGDHAPDIANNPVVRWISTHMRVTPQLHDQHFFVKVADNKTGKLVTAATPLFLALVVINLADLVFAIDSVPAIFAITTDTFIVYTSNIMAILGLRALYFALAAMVHRFYYLKYALAAVLVFIGSKIFVTDFLLGGAKFPPLLSLGVTAGLIAGGVFYSLWKTRHGEDAAPQLPHDELSSRG; translated from the coding sequence ATGGAATTTCTCGTCACCGACTGGCTCGGAACCCCCGTGTGGTTCTGGCTGGTCTTCGTAGGCCTCGTCCTTGCCCTTACCGCCTTCGATCTTGGCGTGCTGCACAAGGAAGACCGCGAGATGGGCATCGGCGAATCGCTGAAGCTCAGCGCGTTCTACATCGGCGTTGCGCTCGCTTTCGGCGCGTGGATCTGGGCCGAGCGCGGGGCCGAGCTGGGGATGCAGTATTACACCGGCTTCTTCATCGAAAAGGCGCTGTCGATCGACAACGTCTTCGTCATCAGCCTGATCTTCACCTACTTCGCCATTCCGCCCAAGTACCAGTATCGCGCCCTGCTGTGGGGCATCCTGGCGGTCATCCTGCTGCGCGGCCTGATGATCGCGGGCGGCGCGGCGCTGGTGGCGGAGGCTTACTGGGTGCTCTACATCTTTGCCGCCTTCCTGGTGTTCACCGGCATCAAGATGTTCTTCGCCGGCGATCACGCCCCTGACATCGCGAACAATCCGGTGGTGCGCTGGATTTCCACGCACATGCGGGTGACGCCGCAACTGCACGACCAGCACTTCTTCGTGAAAGTCGCCGACAACAAGACCGGCAAGCTGGTGACCGCGGCCACCCCGCTTTTCCTGGCGCTGGTCGTCATCAACCTGGCGGACCTGGTCTTCGCCATCGACAGCGTGCCGGCGATCTTTGCCATCACCACCGATACCTTCATCGTCTACACCAGCAACATCATGGCGATCCTGGGCCTGAGGGCGCTCTACTTCGCGCTCGCGGCGATGGTGCACCGCTTCTACTACCTAAAGTATGCGCTGGCCGCGGTGCTGGTGTTCATCGGTTCGAAGATCTTCGTGACCGACTTCCTGCTCGGCGGGGCAAAGTTCCCCCCGCTGCTGAGCCTCGGCGTCACCGCGGGACTGATCGCGGGCGGCGTATTCTATTCGCTGTGGAAAACCCGCCACGGCGAGGATGCGGCACCGCAATTGCCGCATGATGAGCTCAGTTCTCGCGGATGA
- a CDS encoding SPFH domain-containing protein, which yields MVGHNTSMNRSQERVSGGFNGYLMLFVTLALLALAAWLFVSGIGLANAGRSPVGWLVGGGVIATAALLAMIGFYMIQPNQGAVITLFGEYRGTDRTEGLRWVWPWMAKQKVNVRAHNIHSERIKINDRRGNPIDVACNVVWRVRDTAQAVFDVDDYKAFVNIQIEAGLRSVGARHPYDDFEENETTLRGSPDVINGELQVELNERLSVAGVEVDEASLTHLAYASEIAGAMLRRQQAEAVIAARAKLVMGAVSMVQMALEKLSADDIVHLDDERRAAMVSNLMVVLCGEREVNPVVNAGSLYQ from the coding sequence ATGGTCGGGCACAACACTTCGATGAACCGCAGTCAGGAACGCGTCAGCGGCGGATTCAACGGCTATCTGATGCTGTTCGTCACGCTTGCGCTGCTTGCGCTGGCTGCCTGGCTCTTCGTATCGGGAATTGGCCTGGCGAATGCAGGCCGGTCGCCGGTTGGCTGGCTGGTGGGCGGAGGCGTGATTGCCACGGCGGCGCTGCTCGCGATGATCGGCTTCTACATGATCCAGCCCAACCAGGGTGCGGTCATCACGTTGTTCGGCGAATACCGCGGCACCGACCGGACCGAGGGGCTGCGCTGGGTATGGCCGTGGATGGCCAAGCAGAAGGTCAACGTGCGCGCCCACAACATCCATTCCGAACGCATCAAGATCAACGACCGGCGCGGCAACCCGATCGACGTTGCCTGCAACGTGGTCTGGCGCGTGCGCGACACGGCGCAGGCGGTGTTCGATGTCGACGATTACAAGGCGTTCGTGAACATCCAGATAGAGGCGGGTTTGCGCAGCGTGGGCGCGCGCCACCCCTACGACGATTTCGAGGAAAACGAGACGACGCTTCGCGGCAGTCCCGACGTGATCAACGGTGAATTGCAGGTCGAGCTCAACGAGCGGCTGAGCGTGGCTGGCGTGGAGGTGGACGAGGCCAGCCTCACCCACCTCGCCTACGCCAGCGAGATTGCCGGGGCCATGCTGCGTCGCCAGCAGGCCGAAGCGGTGATCGCCGCGCGCGCCAAGCTGGTGATGGGCGCCGTCAGCATGGTGCAGATGGCGCTGGAAAAGCTCAGCGCCGACGACATCGTCCACCTCGACGACGAGCGGCGCGCGGCGATGGTCTCGAACCTGATGGTGGTATTGTGCGGAGAGCGCGAGGTGAACCCCGTGGTGAACGCGGGCTCGCTCTACCAGTAG
- a CDS encoding right-handed parallel beta-helix repeat-containing protein encodes MVTQALRSNHAALRFRLTLAVAALAVAAIPAAALLAQTGASPYTVVETGRGYDRLQDAVNAIGDASGTIAIAPGRHQQCAVQSAGAISYFATQPGSAIFDGVTCEGKAALVLRGRSAEVAGLVFENMRVPDFNGSGIRLEQGDLTVAESWFRDSQQGILTAQDESATMVIDRSTFTRLGTCEGPGGCAHSIYTGDLAALRVTRSRFEQGRGGHYVKSRAARVDIAASSFDDAAGRATNYMIDLPGGAEGQISNNWFVQGQDKENYSAFIAVAAEGRSHPSTGLQVVGNDARFAAGVDRSSIFVADWSGEVAGVGENTLAPRLSRYERIR; translated from the coding sequence ATGGTGACACAGGCCCTTCGTTCGAACCACGCGGCGCTCCGCTTCCGGCTGACGCTGGCTGTCGCCGCGCTGGCCGTGGCTGCTATTCCCGCCGCAGCGCTGTTGGCGCAAACGGGCGCCTCACCCTATACCGTGGTGGAGACCGGGCGCGGCTACGATCGGCTGCAGGACGCGGTGAACGCCATCGGCGATGCCAGCGGCACGATCGCCATTGCGCCCGGCCGGCATCAGCAGTGCGCGGTGCAGAGCGCCGGCGCCATTTCCTATTTCGCCACCCAGCCGGGATCGGCGATATTCGACGGGGTCACCTGCGAGGGCAAGGCCGCGCTGGTGCTGCGCGGACGCAGTGCCGAGGTGGCTGGCCTGGTGTTCGAGAACATGCGCGTGCCCGATTTCAACGGATCCGGCATCCGGCTGGAACAGGGCGACCTGACCGTGGCCGAAAGCTGGTTCCGCGACAGCCAGCAGGGCATCCTCACCGCGCAGGACGAAAGCGCGACGATGGTGATCGACCGGTCCACCTTTACCCGGCTCGGCACCTGCGAGGGGCCGGGCGGCTGCGCCCATTCGATCTACACCGGCGATCTCGCCGCGCTGCGCGTCACCCGCAGCCGCTTCGAACAGGGACGCGGCGGGCATTACGTCAAATCGCGCGCGGCGCGGGTGGACATCGCCGCCAGCAGCTTTGACGATGCCGCCGGGCGCGCCACCAATTACATGATCGACCTGCCGGGCGGGGCCGAGGGGCAGATCAGCAACAACTGGTTCGTGCAAGGGCAGGACAAGGAGAACTATTCCGCCTTCATCGCGGTCGCCGCGGAAGGACGCAGCCATCCCAGCACCGGCCTGCAGGTCGTGGGCAACGACGCGCGCTTCGCCGCCGGGGTCGATCGCAGTTCGATCTTCGTCGCCGACTGGTCGGGAGAAGTTGCTGGCGTGGGGGAGAACACGCTTGCCCCCCGGCTATCCCGTTACGAGCGGATCCGCTGA
- a CDS encoding DUF465 domain-containing protein, with protein sequence MQPLGLALRDVGPHRMLPMPGPGLLPTLPCPGQGVGSTRSNHNLRSIGKFVMSKRLFRLMEHHQKLDAMIAAARRSRGGDAFALLRLKKLKLAIKDRIARAMKNRSLAR encoded by the coding sequence TTGCAGCCTTTGGGCCTTGCGCTGCGTGATGTCGGACCGCATCGGATGTTGCCGATGCCGGGCCCGGGTCTCCTCCCCACCCTCCCCTGCCCGGGCCAAGGTGTCGGCAGCACCCGATCGAACCACAATCTTCGTTCGATAGGGAAATTCGTCATGTCCAAACGCCTGTTCCGCCTGATGGAACATCATCAAAAGCTCGATGCGATGATCGCCGCCGCCCGGCGCAGCCGCGGCGGCGATGCGTTCGCGCTGCTGCGGCTGAAGAAGCTGAAGCTCGCCATCAAGGATCGCATCGCGCGCGCGATGAAGAACCGCTCCCTGGCCCGATAA
- the phhA gene encoding phenylalanine 4-monooxygenase — translation MAEISAAQTDFAALPEVDAGVFTAPLRRPAHVGEDWLEPAQTQYTSEDDRIWDDLFDRQMQVLPGRVCTPFLKGLERLSLGNGGVPSFDRLSRELGSLTGWSVVPVPMLIPDHVFFWHLANRRFPAGNFIRTRETFDYIQEPDVFHDVFGHVPMLTDPVFADYMQEYGRAGWKAMRYNRLKALGSLYWYTVEFGLMMEDGEPRIYGAGISSGPTEAIFALEAQSPNRIMLNVDRVMRTDYVIDDLQPTYFVIESFEDLYRQTVERDFDRLYRSLGPSFTYANSAVIDVDNVLHRGSQEYFLRGGRGSNAQPV, via the coding sequence ATGGCCGAGATTTCCGCAGCCCAAACCGATTTCGCGGCGCTGCCCGAAGTCGACGCGGGCGTGTTCACTGCTCCGCTCCGACGACCCGCCCACGTTGGCGAGGACTGGCTGGAGCCGGCGCAGACCCAATACACCTCCGAAGATGACCGCATCTGGGACGACCTGTTCGACCGGCAGATGCAGGTTCTGCCCGGCCGCGTATGCACGCCGTTCCTGAAAGGGCTCGAACGGCTCAGCCTGGGCAACGGCGGGGTGCCCAGCTTCGATCGCCTGTCGCGCGAACTGGGTTCGCTGACAGGGTGGAGCGTGGTGCCGGTGCCCATGCTGATCCCCGACCACGTGTTCTTCTGGCACCTTGCCAACCGCCGCTTCCCGGCGGGCAACTTCATCCGCACGCGCGAGACGTTCGATTACATCCAGGAACCCGACGTGTTCCACGACGTGTTCGGCCACGTCCCCATGCTGACCGATCCGGTGTTTGCCGATTACATGCAGGAATACGGCCGCGCCGGATGGAAGGCGATGCGGTACAACCGGCTGAAGGCACTGGGGTCGCTTTACTGGTACACGGTCGAATTCGGGCTGATGATGGAGGACGGGGAGCCGCGTATCTATGGCGCCGGCATTTCCTCCGGCCCGACCGAGGCGATCTTCGCGCTGGAGGCGCAGAGCCCCAACCGCATCATGCTGAACGTCGACCGGGTCATGCGCACCGATTACGTGATCGACGACCTGCAGCCGACCTACTTCGTCATCGAAAGCTTCGAGGATCTCTATCGGCAGACAGTGGAGCGCGATTTCGATCGGCTCTACCGCAGCCTTGGCCCAAGCTTCACCTACGCCAATTCCGCGGTGATCGACGTCGACAACGTGCTGCACCGGGGCAGCCAGGAATATTTCCTGCGCGGCGGCCGGGGATCGAACGCACAGCCGGTCTAG
- a CDS encoding DksA/TraR family C4-type zinc finger protein, with product MAGGWSRDGAVQDQIDDSVNDAVAAARARIPRGESAQWCDICGEDIPEKRRVAVPGVRTCVECQSGRDAAVRHSSINRRGSKDSQLR from the coding sequence ATGGCAGGCGGATGGTCGCGCGATGGCGCGGTGCAGGATCAGATCGACGATAGCGTGAACGACGCGGTGGCCGCGGCGCGCGCGCGGATTCCGCGTGGCGAGAGCGCGCAATGGTGCGATATTTGCGGGGAAGACATTCCCGAAAAGCGCCGCGTGGCCGTGCCGGGCGTGCGCACCTGCGTGGAATGCCAGTCGGGCCGCGATGCGGCAGTGCGTCACTCCTCGATCAATCGGCGCGGCTCCAAGGACAGCCAGCTGCGCTGA
- a CDS encoding toxin-antitoxin system HicB family antitoxin, whose translation MAGAPQKKAFALRLDPALHQCVERLAATELRSVNAEIEVLLREALERRGIRVERTPPPRRGRPPEVEE comes from the coding sequence ATGGCAGGCGCTCCGCAGAAAAAGGCGTTCGCGCTGCGGCTCGATCCGGCGCTCCACCAATGTGTGGAGCGCCTTGCCGCGACCGAGCTGCGCTCGGTCAACGCCGAGATCGAGGTGCTGCTGCGCGAGGCGCTGGAGCGGCGTGGCATTCGCGTGGAGCGCACGCCGCCGCCGCGCCGGGGTCGCCCGCCGGAGGTGGAGGAGTGA
- a CDS encoding exodeoxyribonuclease III yields the protein MVSVATWNINSVRLRMPLVERFLSEQAPDVLCLQEIKCQEHQFPAQEFADLGYVHQAVHGQKGYHGVATVSRLPFREIARHDWQDNGEARHVGVELPDHDGLVIENVYIPAGGDEPDRTRNPKFGQKLDFLERMTRWAERVDRPSLLVGDFNVAPLDCDVYDHKALIKVVSHTPIEVETLARLQGAHDWVDLGRKHIPAPERNYSWWSYRTYWQGKDRGRRLDHMWASPDLAAQSRAHTIAEHTRTWDKPSDHVPLVTEFDL from the coding sequence ATGGTCTCCGTCGCCACCTGGAACATCAATTCGGTTCGCCTGCGCATGCCGCTTGTCGAACGCTTCCTCTCCGAGCAAGCGCCCGACGTGCTGTGCCTGCAGGAGATCAAGTGCCAGGAACACCAGTTTCCCGCCCAGGAATTTGCGGACCTGGGCTACGTGCATCAGGCAGTTCACGGGCAGAAGGGCTATCACGGCGTCGCCACGGTCAGCCGCCTGCCGTTTCGCGAAATCGCCCGGCATGACTGGCAGGACAACGGCGAGGCGCGGCACGTGGGCGTGGAACTGCCCGATCACGATGGCCTGGTGATCGAGAACGTCTATATCCCCGCCGGCGGCGACGAGCCTGACCGCACCAGGAACCCCAAGTTCGGCCAGAAGCTCGATTTTCTCGAACGGATGACACGCTGGGCGGAACGGGTCGACCGGCCCAGCCTGCTGGTCGGCGACTTCAACGTCGCCCCGCTCGATTGCGACGTCTACGATCACAAGGCGCTCATCAAGGTGGTCAGCCACACGCCGATCGAGGTGGAAACGCTGGCGCGGTTGCAGGGCGCGCACGATTGGGTGGACCTGGGCCGCAAGCACATCCCCGCACCGGAACGCAACTACTCCTGGTGGTCCTACCGCACCTACTGGCAGGGCAAGGACCGCGGCCGGCGGCTCGACCACATGTGGGCCTCGCCCGATCTCGCCGCGCAGAGCCGGGCGCACACCATCGCCGAGCATACACGTACCTGGGACAAGCCCAGCGACCACGTGCCGCTGGTGACCGAGTTCGATCTCTGA
- the recQ gene encoding DNA helicase RecQ: MAPDLATAQAELRRIFGFADFRGRQAEVIERVLAGQSTLAVMPTGAGKSLTYQLPATLLEGTCVVVSPLIALMHDQLRSARANGIRAATLTSVDADWRETIDAFRAGELDLLYVAPERASQPGFAGMLRDGRLALFAVDEAHCVSEWGHDFRPDYRQLRPLMDLFPAVPRLALTATADAHTRADVLAQLGIPADGLVIAGFDRPNIRYAIRPRQSGSRQLADLLAEQPGPGIVYAQTRRQVEQLAEKLAAETGREVRPYHAGLPAEVRSANQAAFVASEDMVICATIAFGMGIDKPDVRLVAHAGVPKSIEAYYQETGRAGRDGDPALAVMLWGAGDFVTARQRVAELEEARQPGERARLDALAGLVETPGCRRAVLLRHFGEDPPPTCGNCDNCLDPPKVVDATELARKLLSAAYRTGQSFGLGHLQKVLTGAADERITQRGHDKLSVFGIVEREEARLIAPLARALQARGALAANDHGGLVLAGDARAILTGDAEVAIVQPPEGRGRRGRSRGAVPNPIGDPLFDALRELRRALAAEAKVPPYVVFHDSVLRDMAAARPASLAELSGIPGVGEKKRAAYGEAFLKVIREN, encoded by the coding sequence ATGGCTCCCGATCTTGCAACAGCACAGGCCGAACTGCGGCGCATCTTCGGCTTTGCGGACTTTCGCGGGCGGCAGGCGGAGGTGATCGAGCGCGTGCTGGCGGGGCAATCGACGCTGGCGGTGATGCCCACGGGTGCTGGCAAGTCGCTCACCTACCAGTTGCCCGCCACCCTGCTGGAGGGCACGTGCGTCGTCGTCTCCCCCCTGATCGCGCTGATGCACGACCAGCTGCGCAGCGCGCGGGCGAACGGCATTCGCGCGGCAACGCTCACATCCGTCGATGCCGACTGGCGCGAGACGATCGACGCCTTTCGCGCCGGCGAGCTCGATCTGCTCTACGTGGCGCCCGAACGGGCGAGCCAGCCCGGGTTCGCCGGAATGCTGCGCGATGGCAGGCTGGCGCTGTTCGCGGTGGACGAGGCGCATTGCGTTTCCGAATGGGGACACGATTTCCGCCCCGACTATCGCCAGTTGCGCCCCCTGATGGACCTGTTCCCGGCCGTCCCGCGCCTTGCCCTGACGGCAACGGCGGACGCCCACACCCGCGCCGACGTGCTCGCCCAGCTCGGCATCCCGGCAGACGGGCTGGTGATCGCGGGCTTCGACCGGCCGAATATCCGCTATGCCATCCGCCCGCGCCAGAGCGGTTCGCGCCAGCTGGCCGACCTGCTGGCCGAGCAGCCCGGGCCGGGCATCGTCTACGCCCAGACGCGGCGGCAGGTGGAACAGCTGGCGGAAAAGCTGGCCGCCGAGACGGGGCGCGAGGTGCGCCCCTATCACGCAGGGCTGCCGGCCGAGGTGCGCAGCGCCAACCAGGCGGCCTTCGTCGCATCCGAGGACATGGTGATCTGCGCCACGATCGCCTTTGGCATGGGCATCGACAAGCCCGACGTGCGGCTGGTCGCCCATGCCGGCGTGCCCAAGTCTATCGAGGCCTATTACCAGGAAACCGGGCGTGCGGGGCGCGATGGCGACCCGGCGCTGGCAGTGATGCTGTGGGGCGCGGGCGATTTCGTAACCGCGCGCCAGCGCGTGGCTGAACTGGAGGAGGCGCGCCAGCCGGGCGAGCGGGCGCGGCTGGACGCGCTGGCGGGCCTCGTCGAGACGCCGGGCTGCCGGCGCGCCGTGCTGCTGCGGCATTTCGGCGAGGATCCGCCGCCCACCTGCGGCAATTGCGACAACTGCCTCGATCCGCCCAAGGTCGTCGATGCCACCGAGTTGGCGCGCAAGCTGCTGTCCGCCGCCTATCGCACCGGGCAAAGCTTTGGCCTTGGCCACCTGCAAAAGGTGCTGACCGGCGCGGCGGACGAACGGATCACGCAGCGCGGTCACGACAAGCTGAGCGTGTTCGGCATCGTCGAGAGGGAGGAGGCGCGGCTGATCGCGCCGCTGGCAAGGGCCTTGCAGGCACGCGGCGCGCTGGCGGCGAACGACCACGGCGGTCTGGTGCTGGCAGGCGACGCGCGTGCCATCCTGACGGGCGATGCCGAGGTCGCCATCGTGCAGCCGCCGGAGGGACGCGGCCGGCGGGGCCGCTCGCGCGGTGCGGTGCCCAACCCCATCGGCGATCCGCTGTTCGATGCCTTGCGCGAACTGCGCCGCGCGCTGGCTGCCGAGGCGAAGGTGCCGCCCTACGTGGTGTTCCACGATTCGGTGCTGCGCGACATGGCCGCGGCGCGGCCCGCCTCCCTCGCCGAACTGTCGGGGATACCCGGCGTCGGCGAAAAGAAGCGGGCCGCCTATGGCGAGGCGTTTCTCAAGGTCATCCGCGAGAACTGA
- the asd gene encoding archaetidylserine decarboxylase (Phosphatidylserine decarboxylase is synthesized as a single chain precursor. Generation of the pyruvoyl active site from a Ser is coupled to cleavage of a Gly-Ser bond between the larger (beta) and smaller (alpha chains). It is an integral membrane protein.) has product MSKTFIRLQHLAPHHAVSRLAGKFAGSETPWIRDRLIHRFIAAYDVDMSEAARPVAAYASFNDFFTRELKPGARPLADAGAHVLSPADGAISQIGAISDGRIFQAKGREFTATQLLGGDAEIAARFEGGSFATIYLSPKDYHRVHMPAGGELLGTVYVPGDLFSVNQVTAENVDDLFARNERLACVFDGPHGLFASVMVGAMIVAGVETVWGGREQAHARTLRHRSYADGEHTFAAGDEMGRFFLGSTVVLLFEPGRVEWDESLGAGDAVRMGQALGRWL; this is encoded by the coding sequence ATGAGCAAGACCTTCATCCGCCTTCAGCACCTTGCGCCGCATCACGCCGTCTCGCGCCTCGCCGGAAAATTCGCGGGCAGCGAGACGCCGTGGATCAGGGATCGCCTGATACACCGGTTCATCGCGGCCTACGATGTTGACATGAGCGAAGCCGCGCGCCCCGTGGCGGCCTATGCCAGCTTCAACGACTTCTTCACCCGTGAGCTGAAACCCGGCGCCCGGCCGCTGGCCGATGCCGGTGCCCATGTGCTCAGCCCGGCAGATGGCGCGATCAGCCAGATCGGCGCGATAAGCGACGGCCGCATCTTCCAAGCCAAGGGCCGCGAGTTCACCGCGACGCAGCTTCTTGGCGGCGATGCCGAGATCGCCGCGCGGTTCGAGGGCGGCAGCTTTGCCACCATCTATCTCAGCCCGAAGGACTATCACCGCGTCCACATGCCCGCCGGGGGCGAGCTGCTCGGCACCGTCTATGTGCCGGGCGACCTCTTCAGCGTGAACCAGGTCACGGCGGAAAACGTCGACGACCTGTTCGCTCGCAACGAACGGCTCGCCTGCGTTTTCGACGGGCCGCACGGCCTGTTCGCCAGCGTGATGGTCGGCGCGATGATCGTGGCGGGTGTCGAGACCGTCTGGGGCGGGCGCGAGCAGGCCCACGCGCGCACCCTGCGCCACCGCTCCTACGCCGATGGCGAACATACGTTTGCCGCGGGGGACGAGATGGGCCGGTTCTTCCTCGGTTCGACCGTAGTGCTGCTGTTCGAGCCGGGCCGGGTCGAATGGGACGAGAGCCTTGGCGCGGGCGATGCCGTACGCATGGGGCAGGCGCTGGGGCGCTGGCTTTAG
- a CDS encoding undecaprenyl-diphosphate phosphatase, protein MDTTLTAILLGIVEGLTEFLPVSSTGHLILATELLGYDAERWAVFNIAIQPGAILAVAVLYWRTFWEAFIGLFRWDPKAVAFVRNLLVAFTPAVVLGLAFGDQIEVMLENATIVAWALIIGGFAILAVEHYADPQESGGVAALSLRQSALVGAVQCLAMVPGVSRSGATILGAMAMGVDRKTAAEFSFFLALPTLTGATVLQLWKHGSEIGTGAVGWGEIAIGFVVAFVVALAVIKAFVAYISRHGFKPFAWYRIVIGVAALAWFALR, encoded by the coding sequence ATGGACACCACACTCACCGCCATCCTGCTCGGCATCGTCGAGGGCCTCACGGAATTCCTGCCGGTTTCCTCCACCGGGCACCTGATTCTCGCCACCGAATTGCTCGGCTACGACGCGGAGCGGTGGGCGGTGTTCAACATCGCCATCCAGCCGGGCGCGATCCTGGCCGTGGCGGTGCTTTACTGGCGCACCTTCTGGGAAGCCTTCATCGGCCTGTTCCGCTGGGATCCCAAGGCCGTGGCCTTCGTGCGCAACCTGCTGGTGGCCTTTACCCCCGCCGTGGTCCTGGGCCTCGCCTTTGGTGACCAGATCGAGGTCATGCTGGAGAACGCCACGATCGTCGCCTGGGCGCTGATCATCGGCGGCTTTGCCATCCTGGCAGTGGAACACTATGCCGATCCGCAGGAATCGGGCGGCGTCGCGGCGCTCAGCCTGAGACAATCGGCGCTGGTGGGCGCGGTCCAGTGCCTTGCCATGGTGCCCGGCGTCAGCCGATCGGGCGCGACCATTTTGGGTGCGATGGCCATGGGCGTCGATCGCAAGACCGCAGCCGAATTCAGCTTTTTCCTGGCGCTGCCCACGCTGACCGGTGCCACCGTGCTGCAACTGTGGAAGCACGGCAGCGAGATCGGCACGGGCGCCGTGGGCTGGGGCGAAATCGCCATCGGCTTCGTCGTGGCCTTCGTGGTCGCGCTGGCGGTCATCAAGGCGTTCGTCGCCTACATCAGCCGCCACGGTTTCAAGCCGTTTGCCTGGTATCGCATCGTGATCGGGGTGGCCGCACTGGCCTGGTTCGCCCTGCGGTAA
- the ribA gene encoding GTP cyclohydrolase II: MAQAIDALRHGWPIRVGDAPVLLPIETAPLPEARAAHLLISAARAETLRLTNQRAAADGHSPVLIRAAEPLRVAQALAVADPARDLDAPLKGPFRAEDCAWPAEAAAALELARVAGVLPAFLVAPAPEGEPVAFAVADLAAWSDPANLHIATRATLPVIVGEDARIIAFRAIDDMREHVALVLGEQTSDRAPLVRLHSECLTGDVFSSLKCDCGPQLDAALAAMAVEAAAGGWGLLLYLRQEGRGIGLINKLRAYRLQDEGLDTLEANRSLGLPAEARDFPLAARMLDLLGVDTIRLMTNNPAKVAALEAAGVTVAERVPHQLPANPHNHRYLETKRDRAGHLLT, translated from the coding sequence GTGGCCCAAGCGATCGATGCACTGCGGCACGGCTGGCCGATCCGCGTCGGCGATGCCCCGGTGCTGCTGCCCATCGAGACTGCTCCACTGCCCGAAGCCCGCGCCGCCCACTTGCTTATCTCGGCCGCCCGCGCCGAGACCTTGCGGCTCACTAATCAGCGCGCCGCAGCCGACGGTCATTCGCCCGTGCTGATCCGCGCGGCCGAGCCACTGCGCGTTGCCCAGGCGCTGGCGGTTGCGGACCCGGCGCGCGACCTCGACGCTCCGCTGAAGGGGCCGTTCCGCGCCGAGGACTGCGCCTGGCCCGCCGAGGCCGCCGCCGCCCTCGAACTCGCGCGCGTGGCAGGGGTGCTGCCCGCGTTCCTCGTCGCGCCCGCGCCGGAGGGCGAGCCGGTGGCATTCGCCGTGGCCGATCTTGCCGCCTGGAGCGATCCCGCCAACCTGCACATCGCCACGCGCGCCACCCTGCCCGTCATCGTGGGGGAGGACGCGCGCATCATCGCCTTTCGCGCCATCGACGACATGCGCGAGCATGTCGCGCTGGTGCTGGGCGAGCAGACATCGGACCGCGCGCCGCTGGTCCGCCTGCACTCCGAGTGCCTGACCGGCGATGTCTTCTCCAGCCTGAAATGCGACTGCGGCCCGCAACTCGATGCCGCGCTGGCGGCGATGGCGGTGGAGGCTGCTGCGGGCGGTTGGGGGCTGCTGCTCTATCTGAGGCAAGAAGGGCGCGGCATCGGCCTCATCAACAAGCTGCGCGCCTACCGCCTGCAGGACGAGGGGCTGGATACGCTGGAGGCCAACCGCAGTCTGGGCCTGCCGGCCGAGGCGCGCGACTTCCCGCTGGCGGCCCGGATGCTCGACCTGCTCGGCGTGGATACGATCCGGCTGATGACGAACAATCCGGCCAAGGTCGCCGCGCTGGAGGCGGCAGGCGTGACGGTGGCGGAGCGCGTGCCGCACCAGTTGCCCGCCAACCCGCACAACCATCGCTACCTGGAAACCAAGCGCGACCGCGCCGGGCATTTGCTCACCTAG